A DNA window from Alligator mississippiensis isolate rAllMis1 chromosome 11, rAllMis1, whole genome shotgun sequence contains the following coding sequences:
- the LOC109283527 gene encoding zinc finger protein RFP-like codes for MAAASAVQSLRDEATCSLCLELFRDPVMIVGCGHNFCRACIAQCWEGAETDVTCPQCRQTFAQRLLGPNRQLGNLVEVVKGLSVGSAEGAGGKMVCEQHGEALKLFCETDQVLMCVICRESRAHRAHPAAPIQEAAQQCKEQIQTQLQLLRGERERLEALQGSESQKHQEYQQKAAAERQKVVAAFERLRRFLEEQERLVLAELGEVESRIEKSRGETVTQLSEEISHLTNLIRELEGKCQQAASDLLQDMRSTLSRCRKEPFQLPEGICPELETRLSILSGQTLALQETLTKFQETLPPNLEKGKRVSEGSYTKATVTLDPDTANPYLILSADRRSVRCADKRQAVPDNPERFDVDSCVLGREGFTSGRHCWELEVGQKDWAVGVARESVRRKGGIRFSPEEGIWAVHCCGDQVWALTAPAATRLSLRRAPRRVRVCLDCAGGQVSFLDADTEAPIFTFPPASFAGGRIRPWFSLWATGPGSELRLCH; via the exons ATGGCCGCGGCGAGCGCTGTACAAAGCCTCCGGGACGAGGcgacctgctccctctgcctggagTTGTTCAGGGACCCAGTGATGATAGTGGGCTGCGGGCACAACTTCTGCCGAGCCTGCATcgcccagtgctgggagggggccgaGACGGAtgtcacctgcccccagtgcagacaGACCTTTGCCCAGAGGCTCCTGGGCCCAAACAGGCAGCTGGGCAATTTAGTCGAAGTGGTCAAGGGCCTGAGCGTGGGGTCAGCGGAGGGAGCCGGGGGCAAGATGGTGTGTGAGCAGCACGGGGAGGCTCTGAAGCTCTTCTGCGAGACAGACCAGGTCCTGATGTGCGTGATCTGCCGGGAGTCCCGGGCGCACCGAGCTCACCCCGCGGCTCCCATCCAGGAGGCTGCACAGCAGTGCAAG GAACAAATTCAGACTCAGCTGCAGCTGctaaggggggagagggagaggcttGAAGCACTGCAAGGGAGTGAAAGCCAGAAACACCAGGAATAccag CAAAAGGCAGCAGCTGAGAGGCAGAAGGTTGTGGCTGCGTTTGAGCGACTGCGCCGGTTTCTGGAGGAACAAGAGCGACTCGTGCTGGCCGAGCTGGGAGAGGTGGAGAGCAGGATTGAGAAGAGTCGGGGGGAGACTGTCACCCAACTCTCCGAGGAGATTTCCCATCTGACCAacctgatcagggagctggaggggaagTGCCAGCAGGCCGCCAGTGACCTCCTGCAG GACATGAGGAGCACGCTGAGCAG GTGCAGGAAGGAGCCGTTCCAGCTGCCAGAGGGGATTTGCCCAGAGCTGGAAACGAGACTCAGCATCTTGTCTGGACAAACGCTAGCTCTACAGGAGACTTTGACAAAGTTTCAAG agaCTCTGCCGCCCAACTTGGAGAAGGGCAAAAGGGTATCAGAGGGATCGTACACGAAGG CGACGGTGACTCTGGATCCAGACACGGCAAATCCCTACCTCATCCTGTCTGCGGATCGGAGAAGTGTGAGATGTGCAGACAAACGGCAGGCTGTGCCTGACAATCCTGAGAGATTTGATGTTGACTCATGTGTGCTGGGCCGGGAGGGATTCACCTCCGGGAGAcactgctgggagctggaggtggggcagaAGGACTGGGCCGTGGGGGTCGCCAGAGAGTctgtgaggaggaagggagggatcaGATTTAGCCCCGAGGAGGGGATCTGGGCGGTGCATTGCTGTGGGGATCAGGTCTGGGCTCTCacggcccctgctgccacccgccTGTCCCTGCGCCGGGCGCCCAGGAGGGTGCGGGTCTGTCTGGACTGTGCGGGGGGGCAGGTGTCGTTTCTCGATGCTGACACCGAGGCCCCGATCTTCACCTTCCCGCCGGCCTCCTTCGCTGGGGGCAGAATCCGGCCCTGGTTCTCACTCTGGGCGACGGGGCCTGGGTCCGAGCTGAGACTGTGCCATTGA